From the genome of Pelomonas sp. SE-A7, one region includes:
- the hemH gene encoding ferrochelatase: MAFSKEPAYRHGSAPRTAVLFCNLGTPDEPTVAATRRYLAEFLSDPRVVEIPRLVWTLILHGIILRLRPAKSAAKYASIWMKEGSPLQVWTERQAKYLQGFLGERGHQLLVRHAMRYGRPAIADQLDALKRDGATRVLVLPAYPQYSGATTASVIDAVAHWALRTRNVPELRFVNRYHDEPLYIAALAESVRAHWQREGRGEMLVMSFHGMPARTLALGDPYHCECLKTGRLLAETLGLSQQQYRISFQSRFGKAKWLEPYTEPTLIELAGQGVKQVDLICPGFAADCLETLEEIDQEARAAFLAAGGQAFRYIPCLNDSPAGMKALAALAERHLQGWPTTAVEDPAQCERALAAGAESRP, translated from the coding sequence ATGGCCTTCAGCAAAGAACCTGCCTACCGGCACGGCAGCGCCCCACGTACAGCGGTGCTGTTCTGCAACCTTGGCACACCGGACGAGCCGACCGTAGCCGCCACGCGGCGCTATCTGGCGGAATTCCTGTCCGACCCGCGCGTGGTCGAGATTCCGCGCCTGGTCTGGACCCTGATCCTGCACGGCATCATCCTGCGGCTGCGGCCGGCCAAGTCGGCCGCCAAGTACGCCAGCATCTGGATGAAGGAAGGCTCGCCGCTGCAGGTCTGGACCGAGCGCCAGGCCAAGTACCTGCAGGGCTTCCTGGGCGAGCGCGGTCATCAGTTGCTGGTGCGCCATGCAATGAGGTATGGCCGTCCCGCCATCGCTGATCAGCTCGATGCCCTCAAGCGTGACGGTGCGACCCGCGTACTGGTGCTGCCGGCCTACCCACAGTACTCGGGTGCCACCACGGCCAGCGTGATCGACGCCGTCGCCCACTGGGCGCTGCGCACCCGCAACGTACCGGAGCTGCGCTTCGTCAACCGCTACCACGACGAACCGCTCTACATCGCTGCGCTGGCCGAGAGCGTTCGTGCGCATTGGCAGCGCGAGGGCCGTGGCGAGATGCTGGTGATGAGTTTCCACGGTATGCCGGCGCGCACCCTGGCGCTCGGCGACCCCTACCATTGCGAATGCCTGAAGACCGGCCGCCTGCTGGCCGAGACGCTGGGCCTGTCACAGCAGCAATACCGCATCAGCTTCCAGAGCCGCTTCGGCAAGGCCAAGTGGCTGGAGCCCTACACCGAGCCCACGCTGATCGAACTGGCCGGCCAAGGCGTCAAGCAGGTCGACCTGATCTGCCCCGGCTTTGCGGCCGACTGCCTGGAGACGCTGGAAGAAATCGACCAGGAGGCCCGCGCGGCCTTCCTGGCGGCTGGCGGTCAGGCCTTCCGCTACATCCCCTGCCTCAACGACAGCCCGGCCGGCATGAAGGCCCTGGCCGCGCTGGCCGAACGGCATCTGCAGGGTTGGCCTACGACTGCCGTGGAAGATCCGGCCCAGTGCGAACGTGCGCTGGCCGCCGGAGCAGAATCGCGTCCATGA
- a CDS encoding extracellular solute-binding protein — protein sequence MSFARRSLLAAAALALSATTAFAQDQVLNLYSARHYQTDEALYANFTKATGIKINRVDTDDAGLLARLKSEGASSPADVVLLVDAARLWQAESEGLFLAIKSAVLEERIPAQLRSAPTAAGTAWFGLSTRARLVVYNKLAVKKADVQTYQDLADPKNHGRLCTRSGSHPYNLSLFGSLYEHLGAERTETLLKGMVANMARAPKGGDTDQIKAVASGECQIALTNSYYLARMMRSGKSDDREAVEKIGVVFPNQQSWGTHVNIAGGAVARHAKNREAAVKFLEYLSSAEAQNYFANGNNEWPAVPGLRPANPALEALGSFKSETIPISVVGANFPKVQQMLDRVGFK from the coding sequence ATGTCCTTCGCCCGTCGCAGCCTGCTGGCTGCCGCCGCCCTCGCCCTGTCGGCCACCACGGCCTTTGCCCAGGACCAGGTGCTGAACCTCTACTCGGCTCGCCACTACCAGACCGACGAGGCCCTGTACGCCAACTTCACCAAGGCCACCGGCATCAAGATCAACCGGGTGGACACCGACGACGCCGGCCTGCTGGCCCGCCTGAAGAGCGAGGGCGCCTCCAGCCCGGCCGACGTGGTGCTGCTGGTCGATGCCGCCCGCCTCTGGCAGGCCGAGTCCGAAGGACTGTTCCTGGCTATCAAGTCGGCGGTCCTGGAAGAGCGCATCCCGGCCCAGCTGCGCTCCGCGCCCACGGCGGCCGGCACTGCCTGGTTTGGCCTGTCGACCCGTGCCCGTCTGGTCGTCTACAACAAGCTGGCGGTCAAGAAGGCCGACGTGCAGACCTACCAGGACCTGGCCGACCCGAAGAACCATGGCCGGCTCTGCACCCGCTCCGGCTCGCATCCCTACAACCTGTCGCTTTTCGGCTCGCTGTACGAGCACCTGGGTGCCGAGCGCACCGAAACCCTGCTGAAGGGCATGGTCGCCAATATGGCGCGCGCGCCCAAGGGCGGCGATACCGACCAGATCAAGGCCGTGGCCAGCGGCGAATGCCAGATCGCGCTGACCAACAGCTATTACCTGGCCCGCATGATGCGCTCGGGCAAGTCCGATGACCGCGAGGCCGTTGAAAAGATCGGCGTGGTGTTTCCCAACCAGCAAAGCTGGGGCACCCATGTGAATATCGCCGGCGGCGCCGTGGCGCGCCATGCCAAGAACCGCGAGGCGGCCGTCAAGTTCCTGGAATATCTCTCGAGCGCCGAGGCCCAGAACTATTTCGCGAATGGCAACAACGAATGGCCGGCGGTGCCGGGCCTGCGTCCGGCCAACCCGGCGCTGGAAGCGCTCGGCAGTTTCAAGAGCGAAACCATTCCGATTTCCGTGGTGGGCGCGAATTTCCCCAAAGTCCAGCAAATGCTGGACCGGGTCGGATTCAAGTAA
- a CDS encoding H-NS histone family protein produces MALLKDLLAQRAALDQQIAETKDKERSDAIAKVKALMSEYGLTMADLNSRPAKTGKSTGKVAAKYRNKATGETWSGRGLQPKWLKAAIAGGAKLDDFHV; encoded by the coding sequence ATGGCACTGCTGAAAGACCTGCTGGCGCAACGCGCCGCGCTTGACCAACAAATTGCCGAGACCAAGGATAAGGAGCGCAGCGATGCCATCGCCAAGGTCAAGGCGCTGATGTCCGAATATGGGCTGACGATGGCCGACCTGAACAGCCGTCCGGCCAAGACGGGCAAAAGCACCGGCAAGGTTGCGGCGAAATACCGCAACAAGGCCACCGGAGAAACCTGGAGTGGTCGTGGTCTGCAGCCCAAGTGGCTGAAAGCCGCCATCGCCGGGGGTGCCAAGCTGGACGACTTCCACGTCTGA
- the dnaG gene encoding DNA primase yields the protein MIPPGFIQDLLARTDIVDVVGRHVELKKGGANLMGLCPFHGEKSPSFSVSPSKQFYHCFGCGVNGNAISFLMEYSGLGFVEAVQELAQGAGMQVPTDERTPQERERAAEQKKRLATLTETLEQAAGHYRAQLKKSPRAIDYLKSRGLSGQIAARFGLGYSPEGWRTLASAFPSYDDPLLVESGLVILHEAEKTDSGEAKRYDRFRDRVMFPIRNVQGETIGFGGRVLDKGEPKYLNSPETPVFHKGRELYGLFEGRAAFRQRGYALVVEGYMDVVALAQHGFGNAVATLGTACTPDHVQKLFRFTDSVVFSFDGDAAGRRAAVRALEASLPHLNETRTVRFLFLPTEHDPDSYVRELGAEAFERCIEAAVPLSKQLVETSAEGCDLSSAEGRARMLARAKPLWQALPDGLLKRQLLGELARRAQLPDQELMSLWQLTMAAAPAPQSGPYEPPPDYDSHHFESTGDEHLPPQASSGARRKPSLPQAGAPRKPWRKDWKRDPDDDMPRLPRRAPASQADIALRMLLLQSAWWEELSHEYQTLLHELPEPHGPLVAWLERFLVNHGAGPWSVIQAALEDEGLLEQAQALGGWDHADEPLLDDFRQVMVKLQIEQLEAEAKLLASGQSGTPDLVRYRQLLDQIRALKTPQVAA from the coding sequence GTGATCCCACCCGGCTTTATCCAGGACCTGCTGGCCCGCACCGACATCGTCGATGTGGTGGGCCGCCACGTCGAACTGAAGAAGGGTGGCGCCAACCTGATGGGGCTGTGCCCCTTCCACGGCGAGAAGTCGCCGAGCTTCTCGGTCAGCCCGTCCAAGCAGTTCTATCACTGCTTCGGCTGCGGGGTGAACGGCAATGCCATCAGCTTTCTGATGGAGTACAGCGGCCTGGGCTTCGTCGAGGCCGTGCAGGAGCTGGCACAAGGCGCCGGCATGCAGGTCCCCACCGACGAACGCACGCCGCAGGAACGCGAACGTGCCGCCGAGCAAAAGAAACGCTTGGCGACGCTGACAGAAACCCTGGAACAAGCCGCCGGCCACTACCGCGCACAGCTGAAGAAAAGCCCGCGAGCCATCGATTACTTGAAGAGTCGCGGCCTGAGCGGACAGATCGCCGCCCGCTTCGGCCTGGGCTATTCACCCGAGGGCTGGCGCACGCTGGCCAGCGCCTTCCCTTCCTACGACGACCCGTTGCTGGTCGAGTCCGGCCTGGTGATCCTGCACGAGGCCGAGAAGACCGACAGCGGCGAAGCCAAGCGCTACGACCGCTTCCGCGATCGGGTGATGTTCCCCATTCGCAACGTGCAGGGCGAGACCATCGGCTTCGGCGGCCGGGTACTGGACAAGGGCGAGCCCAAGTACCTCAACTCGCCGGAGACCCCGGTGTTCCACAAGGGCCGCGAGCTTTACGGCCTGTTCGAGGGCCGGGCAGCTTTCCGCCAACGCGGCTATGCGCTGGTCGTCGAGGGCTACATGGACGTGGTCGCCCTGGCACAGCACGGCTTCGGCAACGCCGTGGCCACGCTGGGAACGGCCTGCACGCCGGACCATGTGCAGAAGCTGTTCCGCTTCACCGATTCCGTGGTTTTCAGCTTCGACGGCGACGCCGCCGGTCGGCGGGCGGCGGTGCGCGCGCTGGAGGCTTCGCTGCCACATTTGAACGAAACGCGCACCGTGCGCTTCCTGTTCCTGCCGACCGAGCATGACCCGGACTCCTATGTGCGTGAGCTCGGCGCCGAGGCCTTCGAACGCTGCATAGAGGCGGCCGTGCCTTTGTCCAAGCAACTGGTCGAGACCAGCGCCGAAGGCTGTGACCTGAGCAGCGCCGAAGGACGTGCCCGCATGCTGGCTCGCGCCAAGCCGCTCTGGCAGGCCTTGCCCGACGGCCTTCTCAAGCGCCAGCTGCTGGGTGAACTGGCCCGCCGCGCCCAGTTGCCCGACCAGGAGTTGATGTCGCTGTGGCAGTTGACCATGGCTGCAGCTCCAGCCCCGCAGTCCGGCCCTTACGAGCCCCCGCCGGACTACGACAGCCATCACTTCGAATCCACGGGCGACGAGCATCTGCCACCCCAAGCTTCGTCCGGGGCACGGCGCAAGCCCTCGCTGCCGCAGGCCGGCGCTCCGCGCAAGCCCTGGCGCAAGGACTGGAAGCGCGACCCTGACGACGACATGCCCCGCCTGCCGCGCCGTGCTCCGGCTTCACAGGCCGACATCGCCCTGCGCATGCTGCTGCTGCAAAGTGCCTGGTGGGAAGAGCTCAGTCACGAGTACCAGACCCTGCTGCACGAGCTGCCGGAGCCTCATGGTCCGCTGGTCGCCTGGCTGGAGCGCTTCCTGGTCAATCATGGGGCCGGGCCCTGGTCGGTCATTCAGGCCGCGCTGGAAGACGAAGGCCTGCTCGAGCAGGCCCAGGCGCTGGGTGGCTGGGATCATGCGGATGAGCCGCTGCTGGACGACTTCCGCCAAGTCATGGTCAAGCTTCAGATCGAGCAGTTGGAGGCCGAAGCCAAGCTGCTCGCCAGTGGACAGTCCGGCACACCAGACTTGGTGCGATACCGGCAATTGCTGGACCAGATCCGAGCCCTCAAGACGCCACAGGTCGCCGCTTGA
- the rpoD gene encoding RNA polymerase sigma factor RpoD, with product MTAKKTASKAAAEAELVTKKPAAKATKAAAAVKAEKPAKAVKAEKPAAPAKKAAKAAPATTEDKPKRGRKPKAETTTKKAGAKPEAEEEDFSDIDAELEGESEPEAEVEAEESGEDKPKAKPLRMKVSRAKERALMREFGLEETALTEEEAAKRRHELKTLIKMGKTRGFLTHQEINDHLPEKLVNEEILEAIISMLNDMGIAVYEQAPDAATLLIQGNATTTSTEEEAEEAAEAALSTVDSEFGRTTDPVRMYMREMGTVELLTREGEIEIAKRIEGGLQAMMLAISASPTTIAEILSMAAKIRAGEQQISEVVDGFVAEDEADDYVAEEDFDEFDEEDDDDGNGGSKALTKKLEELKNAALVKFDALESNFEKMRKAFEKEGYRSAAYDKAQHAISSELMTIRFTVKTIEKLCDILRSQVDDVRRYERELRKIVVDKCGMPQEHFIKTFPPNALNLKWAEKEVAANKGYSTVLSRNLPPVQELQQKLIDIQAKAVVPLEDLKDINKKMNEGEKASRDAKKEMIEANLRLVISIAKKYTNRGLQFLDLIQEGNIGLMKAVDKFEYRRGYKFSTYATWWIRQAITRSIADQARTIRIPVHMIETINKMNRISRQHLQEFGYEPDAPTLAEKMEIPEDKIRKIMKIAKEPISMETPIGDDDDSHLGDFIEDTNNTAPIEAAMQAGLRDVVKDILDSLTPREAKVLRMRFGIEMSTDHTLEEVGKQFDVTRERIRQIEAKAIRKLKHPSRSDKLRTYLDNL from the coding sequence ATGACCGCCAAGAAAACCGCTTCCAAGGCCGCCGCCGAGGCTGAACTCGTGACCAAGAAGCCCGCCGCCAAGGCGACGAAGGCCGCCGCCGCGGTCAAGGCCGAGAAGCCCGCTAAAGCCGTGAAGGCGGAAAAGCCGGCAGCCCCGGCCAAGAAGGCAGCCAAGGCAGCTCCAGCTACGACGGAAGACAAACCCAAGCGCGGCCGCAAGCCCAAGGCCGAAACCACCACCAAGAAGGCCGGCGCCAAGCCGGAAGCCGAAGAAGAAGACTTCTCGGACATTGATGCCGAACTGGAAGGTGAAAGCGAACCGGAAGCCGAGGTCGAAGCCGAAGAGTCCGGCGAGGACAAGCCCAAGGCCAAGCCGCTGCGAATGAAGGTCTCGCGCGCCAAGGAGCGCGCACTGATGCGCGAGTTCGGCCTGGAAGAAACCGCGCTGACCGAGGAAGAAGCCGCCAAGCGTCGCCACGAGCTGAAGACGCTGATCAAGATGGGCAAGACCCGTGGCTTCCTGACGCATCAGGAAATCAACGATCACCTGCCCGAGAAGCTGGTCAACGAGGAAATCCTCGAGGCCATCATTTCCATGCTCAACGACATGGGCATCGCGGTCTACGAACAGGCCCCCGACGCCGCCACGCTGCTGATCCAGGGCAACGCGACCACCACCTCGACCGAAGAGGAAGCCGAAGAAGCCGCTGAAGCCGCGCTGTCGACGGTGGACTCCGAGTTCGGCCGCACGACCGACCCGGTGCGCATGTACATGCGCGAAATGGGCACGGTGGAACTGCTGACCCGTGAAGGCGAAATCGAGATTGCCAAGCGCATCGAAGGCGGCCTGCAAGCCATGATGCTGGCCATCTCGGCCTCGCCGACGACCATCGCCGAGATTCTTTCGATGGCCGCCAAGATCCGCGCCGGCGAGCAGCAGATCTCCGAAGTGGTCGATGGCTTCGTCGCCGAAGACGAGGCCGACGACTACGTGGCCGAGGAAGACTTCGACGAGTTCGACGAGGAAGACGACGACGACGGCAACGGCGGCTCCAAGGCCCTGACCAAGAAGCTGGAAGAGCTGAAGAACGCTGCCCTGGTCAAGTTCGACGCGCTGGAATCCAACTTCGAGAAGATGCGCAAGGCCTTCGAGAAGGAAGGCTATCGCTCTGCCGCCTACGACAAGGCACAGCACGCGATCAGCAGCGAGCTGATGACGATCCGCTTCACGGTCAAGACCATCGAGAAGCTGTGCGACATCCTGCGCTCTCAGGTCGACGACGTGCGCCGTTACGAACGCGAGCTGCGCAAGATCGTGGTGGACAAGTGCGGCATGCCGCAGGAGCACTTCATCAAGACCTTCCCGCCCAATGCGCTGAACCTGAAGTGGGCTGAGAAGGAAGTCGCCGCCAACAAGGGCTATTCGACAGTGCTGAGCCGCAACCTGCCGCCGGTGCAGGAACTGCAGCAGAAGCTGATCGACATTCAGGCCAAGGCCGTCGTGCCACTGGAGGACCTGAAGGACATCAACAAGAAGATGAACGAGGGCGAGAAGGCCTCGCGTGACGCCAAGAAGGAGATGATCGAGGCCAATCTGCGCCTGGTGATCTCCATTGCCAAGAAGTACACCAACCGCGGCCTGCAGTTCCTGGACCTGATACAGGAAGGCAACATCGGCCTGATGAAGGCGGTGGACAAGTTCGAATACCGCCGCGGCTACAAGTTCTCGACCTACGCCACCTGGTGGATCCGTCAGGCCATCACGCGCTCGATCGCCGACCAGGCCCGCACGATCCGCATCCCGGTTCACATGATCGAGACGATCAACAAGATGAACCGCATCTCACGCCAGCATCTGCAGGAGTTCGGTTACGAGCCCGACGCCCCGACGCTGGCCGAGAAGATGGAGATCCCCGAGGACAAGATCCGCAAGATCATGAAGATCGCCAAGGAGCCGATCTCGATGGAAACCCCCATCGGCGACGACGACGACTCCCACCTGGGCGACTTCATCGAGGACACCAACAACACGGCGCCCATCGAGGCCGCCATGCAGGCCGGCCTGCGTGACGTGGTGAAGGACATCCTCGACTCGCTGACCCCGCGCGAAGCCAAGGTGCTGCGCATGCGCTTCGGCATCGAGATGAGCACGGACCACACGCTGGAAGAAGTCGGCAAGCAGTTCGACGTCACCCGCGAGCGCATCCGCCAGATCGAAGCCAAGGCGATCCGCAAGCTGAAGCACCCGAGCCGCTCGGACAAGCTCCGTACCTATTTGGACAACCTGTAA
- a CDS encoding GGDEF domain-containing phosphodiesterase codes for MDDLLPPPVEADLAGLPFWRRAASRAVGLPAGAGLGYLLVGSPILLQASPNYFLGGTGLALAALTWLGLRSLAPLLLAAFALALLQGYATEHALLIAVAELFGPTALALLFRPGASTKLRDSIAWLLLGGVLAALLTQTALLILHASQGGDGPALLRAAWPDLAGRVTATIALLLPLAWLARRARAGRYESSQWQELLDQSGGGCCEWNLSGTPSAVASTNWQRWVGEDRSWQVWLDKIHPLDRSSVQGQLQDLLHKPELQRVEATFRLRVLLGDWQDFRLQAQVLQRDGRGRAQRLLCLLHDVAWQRSSEERQRLSAHLFQQLHEGLAVVDPQWQLVDANPSYCHILRVEREQLLKRVALPLTSAVLLDSGHDPAAVRESLRSLGLWRGLVRLRRGDGDICALQLSLTTVDEASGPPRYHVLTVSDGRSQRRPDAQAGQDELTGLPNHRELLRLLDEAMQTSQREGFMLCVCCLDLDGFRQLNERHGQAGGDQLIHQVAQRLQGALRSAPQWRDLMARLDGDEFALILRCRSQDEAQRALERLLNVLRAPHVLPGSNAPLTLTASIGATLYPLDSSDGETLVRHATQALHRVKRHGRDAAEFFDTEKRARKEAQALALLRMQEALDAQELRLYYQPKVDMRRAKVLGMEALLRWQHPERGLLAPAHFLPVLEGTGLGVRIGDWVIEQALKQSAQWLAAGLRLDVSVNVSARHLQSPDFGQRLQELLGRHDPLVAHHLMLEVLESAALADVDATHALLQRCRRLGVRFALDDFGTGYANLTYLKRLPVDVLKIDRSFVQNMLADEQDRAIVEGVVKLARSFSCGVIAEGVESPAHAQALMKLGCDEGQGSGIASAMPAEEVAAWVQGFVRGGWPGPVRQPVTVD; via the coding sequence GTGGACGATTTGCTGCCTCCTCCTGTCGAAGCCGACCTTGCCGGCTTGCCGTTCTGGCGGCGCGCAGCCTCGCGTGCCGTCGGGTTACCCGCTGGCGCCGGCCTGGGCTATTTGCTGGTGGGCTCGCCGATATTGCTGCAAGCCAGCCCCAATTACTTTCTGGGCGGCACTGGATTGGCGCTGGCCGCGCTGACCTGGCTGGGTCTGCGCAGCCTGGCGCCACTGCTGCTTGCTGCTTTCGCGCTGGCCCTGTTGCAGGGATATGCGACGGAACATGCGCTGCTAATAGCGGTAGCCGAGCTGTTCGGGCCGACGGCGCTGGCCCTACTTTTTCGTCCGGGCGCTTCGACCAAACTGCGCGACTCAATTGCCTGGCTGCTGCTCGGCGGAGTATTGGCGGCACTGCTGACGCAAACGGCCCTGTTGATACTGCATGCCTCGCAAGGCGGTGACGGCCCAGCCCTGCTGCGCGCCGCCTGGCCCGACTTGGCCGGACGTGTGACCGCCACCATCGCCTTGCTGCTGCCACTGGCCTGGCTCGCCAGGCGGGCCCGTGCCGGCCGCTATGAAAGCAGCCAATGGCAAGAGCTGCTCGATCAGAGCGGCGGTGGCTGCTGCGAGTGGAACCTGAGCGGCACGCCCTCGGCCGTGGCTTCTACCAACTGGCAACGCTGGGTCGGCGAGGACCGCAGTTGGCAGGTCTGGTTGGACAAGATCCACCCGCTGGACCGCAGCTCGGTCCAGGGCCAGTTGCAGGACCTGCTGCACAAACCAGAGCTCCAGCGTGTCGAAGCCACGTTCAGATTGCGGGTCCTGCTGGGCGATTGGCAGGATTTCCGCCTCCAGGCCCAGGTGCTGCAACGCGATGGCCGCGGCCGCGCCCAGCGGCTGCTTTGCCTGCTGCACGACGTCGCCTGGCAGCGCAGCTCCGAAGAACGGCAACGGCTGAGCGCCCATCTGTTCCAGCAATTGCACGAGGGCCTGGCCGTGGTCGATCCGCAATGGCAGCTGGTCGACGCCAATCCAAGCTACTGCCACATCCTGCGGGTCGAGCGCGAGCAATTGCTGAAGCGCGTTGCCCTGCCGCTGACCAGCGCGGTGCTGCTCGATTCAGGCCACGATCCGGCCGCAGTGCGCGAATCCTTGCGCAGCCTGGGCCTCTGGCGGGGCCTGGTCCGATTGCGCCGTGGCGACGGCGATATCTGCGCGCTGCAACTGAGTCTGACAACCGTCGACGAGGCCAGCGGTCCGCCGCGCTATCACGTGCTGACCGTGTCCGACGGCCGCAGCCAGCGTCGCCCCGACGCGCAGGCCGGCCAGGACGAGCTGACCGGCCTTCCGAATCACCGCGAGCTGCTGCGTCTGCTGGACGAGGCGATGCAGACCAGCCAGCGCGAGGGCTTCATGCTCTGTGTCTGCTGTCTGGATCTAGATGGCTTCCGCCAGCTCAACGAACGGCATGGCCAGGCCGGCGGCGACCAGCTGATCCACCAGGTAGCCCAGCGCTTGCAAGGCGCGCTGCGCAGCGCGCCGCAATGGCGGGACCTGATGGCGCGACTCGACGGCGACGAGTTCGCGCTGATCCTGCGCTGCCGCAGCCAGGACGAGGCCCAGCGCGCGCTGGAGCGCCTGCTGAACGTGCTGCGCGCTCCGCATGTGCTTCCTGGCAGCAACGCGCCGTTGACCTTGACGGCCAGCATTGGTGCCACCTTGTACCCGCTGGATTCGAGCGACGGCGAGACCTTGGTGCGGCATGCCACGCAGGCCTTGCACCGGGTCAAGCGCCATGGTCGCGATGCCGCCGAGTTCTTCGACACCGAGAAGCGCGCCCGCAAAGAAGCCCAGGCCCTGGCCCTGCTGCGCATGCAGGAGGCCCTGGACGCCCAGGAGCTGCGGCTCTACTACCAACCCAAGGTCGACATGCGCCGCGCCAAGGTGCTCGGCATGGAAGCCCTGTTGCGCTGGCAGCACCCGGAGCGTGGCCTGCTGGCACCGGCGCATTTCCTTCCGGTGCTTGAGGGCACCGGCCTGGGCGTGCGCATCGGCGACTGGGTGATCGAACAGGCCCTCAAGCAATCGGCCCAATGGCTGGCTGCCGGCCTGCGTCTGGACGTCAGCGTCAACGTCTCGGCCCGCCATCTGCAGAGCCCCGATTTCGGCCAGCGTCTTCAGGAGCTGCTGGGCCGGCACGACCCGCTGGTCGCCCATCACCTGATGCTGGAGGTGCTGGAATCAGCTGCCCTGGCCGATGTCGACGCCACCCATGCCCTGCTTCAACGCTGCCGGCGTCTGGGTGTTCGCTTCGCGCTGGACGACTTCGGCACCGGCTATGCCAACCTCACCTACCTCAAACGCCTGCCGGTCGACGTGCTCAAGATCGATCGCTCCTTCGTGCAGAACATGCTGGCCGATGAGCAGGACCGCGCCATCGTCGAAGGCGTGGTCAAGCTGGCGCGCAGTTTCAGTTGCGGCGTGATTGCCGAGGGTGTGGAATCACCCGCCCATGCTCAGGCGCTGATGAAGCTGGGCTGCGACGAAGGCCAGGGCAGCGGCATCGCCTCGGCCATGCCGGCCGAGGAGGTCGCCGCCTGGGTTCAGGGCTTCGTCCGCGGCGGCTGGCCGGGGCCGGTGCGACAGCCCGTCACGGTAGACTGA
- a CDS encoding adenylate/guanylate cyclase domain-containing protein, with amino-acid sequence MTQIRERTVLFADLRGSTGLFESLGNAEATSVVTHTVGVIAQAVDECNGQLIKTLGDGLMAVFEGPAEGVKSAVRMHEMLERVARGKQRGASPALRGLKLQVALARGEVVEMGGDCFGDAVNVAARLIDHAGDNETLITAEVLAGLPTARKNRFRSLDRIAVRGRVEPVHVYVQDQPNQQGDAAATQFGEIVPHAEPDGIRLVWQDLDRVFDTAIMPIVLGRSVQATYCITDGRVSRSHARIDWHGGVFSLTDLSYNGTFVRFGPLGEILSLKRGNCTLHGSGVIGLGGPPSDDNAPIVRFEVLHFADTEPLSLTGPRSRG; translated from the coding sequence ATGACCCAGATCCGGGAACGCACCGTCCTGTTCGCTGACCTCCGAGGCAGCACGGGGCTGTTCGAATCGCTGGGCAATGCCGAGGCCACTTCGGTGGTGACCCATACGGTCGGCGTGATCGCCCAGGCCGTGGACGAGTGCAATGGCCAGCTGATCAAGACGCTGGGCGATGGCCTGATGGCGGTGTTCGAAGGCCCGGCCGAGGGCGTCAAGTCGGCGGTGCGCATGCATGAAATGCTCGAGCGCGTCGCGCGCGGCAAGCAGCGCGGCGCCTCGCCGGCACTGCGCGGCCTCAAGCTGCAGGTCGCGCTGGCCCGGGGCGAGGTGGTCGAGATGGGTGGCGATTGCTTCGGCGACGCAGTCAACGTGGCAGCCCGACTGATCGACCATGCCGGCGACAACGAGACCCTGATCACCGCCGAGGTGCTGGCCGGCCTGCCGACCGCCCGCAAGAACCGCTTCCGCAGCCTGGACCGCATTGCCGTGCGCGGCCGTGTCGAGCCGGTCCATGTCTATGTTCAGGACCAGCCCAACCAGCAGGGCGATGCGGCCGCCACCCAGTTCGGCGAGATCGTGCCGCACGCCGAGCCGGATGGCATCCGACTGGTCTGGCAGGACCTGGACAGGGTGTTCGACACCGCGATCATGCCTATCGTGCTGGGCCGCAGCGTCCAGGCCACCTACTGCATCACCGACGGTCGCGTCTCGCGCTCCCATGCCCGCATCGACTGGCATGGCGGCGTGTTCTCGCTGACCGACCTCAGCTACAACGGCACCTTCGTGCGCTTTGGCCCGCTGGGCGAAATCCTCAGCCTCAAGCGAGGCAACTGCACGCTGCACGGCAGCGGCGTCATCGGCCTGGGCGGCCCACCCAGCGACGACAACGCGCCCATAGTGCGCTTCGAAGTGCTGCACTTCGCCGACACCGAGCCGCTGTCGCTGACCGGCCCGCGCAGCCGCGGCTGA